In Nyctibius grandis isolate bNycGra1 chromosome 8, bNycGra1.pri, whole genome shotgun sequence, a single window of DNA contains:
- the ZNHIT6 gene encoding box C/D snoRNA protein 1, translating into MAEQEGPESARRSAVGRKMSLQRCETCSEEEAKYRCPRCMKYSCSLLCVKKHKLSLSCNGVRDKTAFVSINEFTDLNLLSDYRFLEDVGRTADAAARHPTVHGPTTKKHLYCLRNKARKCDIDLRTLPVGFTKRRENSTTFNSVEKKFYWHLKLLFPHCNAEYTLKRVPDDKTLADILKPYIDPVESDPVVCQRLKIYAVSPQSDVQILMKIENRKQNSVRKEEKNCFCNSRYNELDASRSLLDNLKGKVIIEYPTFFVVLKTLKNDMVVLGQDASEPAENSDSESSSLSSMEEGEIRDSS; encoded by the exons ATGGCGGAGCAGGAAGGCCCCGAGAGCGCTCGGCGGTCGGCGGTCGGGCGGAAGATGTCCCTGCAGAG ATGTGAAACATGTAGTGAAGAGGAAGCTAAGTACAGATGTCCACGATGCATGAAATATTCGTGCAG tCTGTTGTGCGTAAAGAAGCATAAGCTTTCACTGAGCTGTAATGGAGTCAGGGATAAAACAGCATTTGTGTCTATAAATGAATTTACTGACTTGAACCTTCTGAGCG ATTATCGTTTCCTGGAAGATGTAGGAAGAACAGCTGATGCTGCTGCTCGACATCCTACTGTGCATGgtccaacaacaaaaaaacat tTATATTGTTTGAGAAACAAAGCTCGGAAGTGTGATATTGACCTGAGAACGCTTCCCGTCGGATttacaaaaagaagagaaaattcaaCCACCTTCAATTCTGT ggagAAAAAGTTCTACTGGCATTTGAAGCTCCTATTTCCTCACTGTAATGCTGAATACACTTTAAAAAG GGTGCCTGATGATAAAACACTCGCTGATATCCTTAAGCCGTACATTGATCCAGTGGAGTCAGATCCTGTAGTTTGTCAAAG attaaaaaTCTATGCAGTGTCTCCTCAGTCAGATGtacaaattttaatgaaaatagaaaacaggaaacaaaactcTGTCAG aaaggaagaaaaaaattgcttttgtaaTAGCAG GTACAATGAACTGGATGCCAGTAGAAGCCTCCTAGACAATTTGAAAGGCAAAGTAATAATTGAGTATCCAACGTTTTTTGTGGTCTTGAAAACATTGAAGAATGACATGGTGGTTCTTGGCCAAG ATGCCAGTGAACCTGCAGAGAACTCGGACAGTGAAAGTTCATCCCTTTCATCTATGGAAGAAGGGGAAATTCGGGACAGTTCATGA